A region from the Neomonachus schauinslandi chromosome 2, ASM220157v2, whole genome shotgun sequence genome encodes:
- the LOC110573059 gene encoding 40S ribosomal protein S24-like — protein sequence MNDTVTIQTRKFVTNRLLQQEQMVIDVLHPGKATVPKREIREKLAKTYKTTPDVIFIFGFRTHFGGVKTTGFGIIYDSLDYAKKNEPKHRLARHGLYEKKKTSRKQQKECKNRMKKVRGTAKANVGAGKM from the coding sequence ATGAACGACACAGTAACTATCCAAACCAGGAAGTTCGTGACCAACCGACTACTTCAGCAGGAACAGATGGTCATTGATGTCCTTCACCCTGGAAAGGCAACAGTACCTAAGAGAGAAATTCGGGAAAAACTAGCCAAAACATACAAGACCACACCAGATGTCATATTTATATTTGGATTCAGAACCCATTTTGGTGGTGTCAAGACAACTGGCTTTGGCATAATTTATGATTCCttggattatgcaaagaaaaatgaacccaaacacagacttgcaagacatggcctatatgagaagaaaaagacatcaagaaaacagcaaaaggaatgcaagaacagaatgaagaaagtcagggggACTGCAAAAGCCAATGTTGGTGCTGGCAAAATGTGA